The Pseudanabaena sp. PCC 6802 genomic interval AGGAATTGGGAGCAAACTGAGGCGCATGGTGAGGCGCTTGCTTTACCCAAATCGGGGTAGACGCGCCCAGATGGTGGCACATACGCCTGACATTAAAATTGCTCCATTAATGGGAGCAGAGAAGATTCATCAAATGGAATCTTTAACTGTTGGGAGTTTGATGACAAAAGTAGAGTGGCAGGCTCCCCAAAAGATTAGCGCTGAAATACCTCTAGAAACTCTAGAAGCAACACCTACCCGTAAAAGTATCCCTGGATTTGACGAGTCGGAATCTCTAACGGTGGGTAATGCACGCGCAAGCTTGCAGCTAACTACACCTCGCCCTGTTACGGAGGAAATGCCTGAGCCTGACTCAAAAGTGGCAGTTTCTTCAATCCAGGCGGTATATCCTTCCGATCGCATGCCTCCAATTATGGGAACAGAACAATTCCCTCGCCGACGCTCTTTAACAGTTGGCAATCTACTGGAGACCGTCCAGTGGAAGACTCTCCAGTCACCTTCTCAAACCTCTACTATCGAAGACAAGATTAATTGGGATTAGAAGTCTAGATTGTAGCGCCAGCTTAGACCAACTGGAGATACAAGTTTTACAGATATCGCAAATTTAAGGAGAATAATTCATGATTACTTTATTAGAAAATGTCCTCGAGCGAGCGGATGGTAATTACGTAAGTCCTGAGGATCTTCAGCTTTTGGATAAGGCACTTTCTTCTTGGAAGGCTCGTAAAGCGGCATATAATGCCTTGCAAGAGAAGGAACCTGACATTATTAGCGCTGCTGTGACAATGATGAAAAATGGCGATCGCTTCGAATCGAAACCAATGGATAGTCTGGGGGTAGATCGCTGCCAAAGAGATATGACTTTGGGATTGCGTTGCTGCGCTCTTGCCATGCTGTTACAAGATGAAGAAATGCTGAAAGATAGAGTACTGTACTGGCAACAAAATATTTTCCGTGCCATGCAACTGAACTATCAGGGCTACAAGTTTCTTTGGCAAGCAGTCAAATCTCAACTCCCCGGCGAGCAGGCGGCATTCTTTAGCCCCTACATGAAGCTTGCCCATGAAATGATGGCCGCCGAGTAAATATTAACTGACAAGGAGAAAATCGATGGAATTATCCTCCCCACAGAAGGAGTCAATTCCTTCTAGTTACTTTAACCCAAGAGCTTATGTCAAGTCCAACCCCGCCACAGGCTTGTTAGCTAGCCGCCAGGGCAAGCGCTTGATCGCTTTACCGGAATTACTAATTAGTAGCATTCACGACACCTTGCACGAAGAAGCTGGAGAAGCAGCTCCCATCGCTTTCTATACATTTGGCTTCAGTTGGGGCAAGTCTTTCTACGAGAGAATGCGCAAAGAATTGGAAGTCTATAACGGCTGCTCCATTGACGAGATGAATGCTCCTGAATTTTTTGCGACTTTGCAACAGCTCTGGGGCGTGCATGGCTTAGGTCAAATTACCGTGGATTTCTCTTTTGCTAAACAGGGGCTTTTGCTGGTGACAATTGAGAACTCAGGTATATCCAAAGCGGAGGCGCGCTCTGTATCTAAATCCTTCAGCATAGAAGCGGGATTTCTTGGAGGTTGGTTTTCAGCCCAAACTCAGCGCGGTTTGGGTGCTTGCGCCACCGACTGGGATGTAGAGCTTCGCCGAACGCAGTATTTAGTTGGAGCAAAATCGCAAATCGAACAAATTGAGTCGAAGTTTATTAGTCAAGGCAAGAGAACGCAAGCGATTATGGAAAATATTTAAGTCCTAGGATCGATCCCAGTAACCGTAAAGGGGTCAGGCACGGGGGCACTGCCCCTACGGTTATCGGTATCGATCGATCCGTTTGTGCGTGGGAATTATAGCTGTAGACAGATCTGTTAGGACAGGGGGTGTGGGGGCTGCGCCCCACGCAGGGGTCCACCCCTGCACCCCGTCCTAAGCCTATTGGCTATAGCTATAGCTAGTACACCAAAACCAAAGTTTTGGAGGGGGTGGAGGGGGTGAAACCCCCTTCTGGGGGCAAAGCCCCCCATTCCCCCATGTTGCAAAATTTATGATTTGCGACACTAGGCATCGTTTAATGCCGCAATGCCGGGGAGGACTTTGCCTTCCAGCAGTTCAAGGCTAGCGCCACCACCAGTAGAGATATGGCTCATCTGTTCGGCCACGCCTACTTTTTCTACTGCTGCTACGGAATCGCCGCCACCGATGATCGTGATCGCACCTTTGCCAGTTAGACCGGCTAGGGTATGGGCGATCGCTTCGGTACCGACAGCAAACTTATCAAACTCAAATACACCCATCGGGCCGTTCCAAATGACGGTTTGGCAGTCCGCTAAAGCATCTTGAAATACTTTGACGGAGTCAGGGCCGATATCCAGACCCATCCAGCCATCGGGAATACCGTTGATGCTGACGGTTTGCGAGTTAGCATCGGGCTTGAAGTCATCGGCGACAACCACATCTGTGGGCAAGAGGAACTGCACGCCGCGCTCTTTTGCCATTGCTTCTAGCGATCGCGCTAGATCTAACTTATCTTCCTCAACCAAAGATTTACCTACTGCTAAGCCACGGGCTTTGTAGAAGGTGAAGATCATGCCACCGCCGAGGAGCAACTTATCGACCTTGCCGAGCAATGCTTCGATCACACCAATTTTGCTCGATACTTTAGAACCACCCACGATCGCTGCTAAGGGGCGCTTTGGCGAGTCAATCGCACCGCTGAGGTACTGCAATTCTTTGTCCAGCAGGAATCCAGCTACAGAAGGACTGAGGTACTTCGTCACGCCTTCGGTAGAGGCATGGGCGCGGTGAGCAGTCCCAAAAGCATCATTGACATACATATCTGCCACCAAAGCAAGCTTCCGTGCAAATTCTGGGTCGTTTTTCTCTTCTTCAGGGTAGAAGCGGACGTTTTCCAGCAATGCTACGCCGCCATTACCCAAGTTGCTAACTTTAGCTGCTACATCATCGCCAATGCAGTCATCGCACTTGACCACAGGTTGCCCTAATAACTCGGCCAAGCGAGTAGCGATCGGGTCAAGTCGGAGGCTCTCGGTAACACCTTTTGGTCTACCCAAGTGACTAGTTAGAATTACTTTAGCACCAGCATTAGTCAAATGCTGAATGGTTGGTAGTGCTGCCCGAATACGGGTATCATCCGTAATTGCACCCGTTGCATCTTGAGGGACATTAAAGTCAACCCTAACCAAAACTTTCTTGCCCGCGAGGTCAGAAGAAGTTAAATTTGCTAAAGTTTGCTTAGGCACTGGAAAAATCCTCCAATTTTTACTTGTGTTTGTTAATGTCGTTCTAGATCTTACCTAAGAGTAGATGTTTAATACGATCTTGTTTCCTGTCAATCGAAGTCGCGAAGCCCGTCAAGCCGCTGACGTGGCGATCGAGATGGTAAAAAAATATCAGGCGCGATTGGTTGTCCTGTCTGTAGTTGAACCTGCTGAGGGTGAAGATGCGAACGCAGCATCCGCTGAAGCTACAGAACTATTGAATAAAGTCAAAGCTACCCTGCAAGAAGTAGGGATTGCCGCAGAACTGAAACTTGCGCAGGGTAAGCCTGCGTTTGCCATCTGCGATGTTGCCGATGAAGTTGGAGCAGACCTCATCATCATTGGTTCTCGGGGCATGAGCCTGACAGACGAACACCCCGAGGGCAGCGTTAGCCAGAAGGTAATTAACCTTTCCCCTTGCCCAGTTCTGGTCGTACCCTGATTATGCGGATGAAAGGACTCGAACCTTCACGTCAAAGACACTAGAACCTAAATCTAGCGCGTCTACCAATTCCGCCACATCCGCGAACCGAATATCCATCATACTGCAAACTGGGAATGGCAGTGATGGCAATCTATAAAAAATTTAGGTTGTTGTAAAAAATTCACTGACGTAAGGGCAGGTTTTGTACAAGCACTATTGGTAAAAGTCAATAACTTCTATCCAAACCTGCCCCTGCCCGTACATAGAGCATATAAGTGAAAATTTACAGGTAGAAATTTCTTCGCTGACCGCTGCTAGCTAACTTTCACACATTATTTCAGATTGCTATATGACAATTTGCCAGTGTTAAAATTTCATCAGAGACTGTCTGGAACCTAATTGCAAGCGGTCTACCATCCCCTTTGTGCAACTACCAAAAGCTCCAAAATCAAAGGCGCAAAAAATCGACCGATCGCAGGTCTATCCTTGCCCGTGCCCAAAACGCGCTAAACTCAAACCAATTACGCTGACTGATGCCTTTGGCTGCGATCGCTGCTCTTTAATTTTTGCGATCGAAGATGATAGCTACAGCTTAGTACGCCTAGGAGGTATAGATCCCTATCGCCGTGCTTGGTATTGGAATGGCATGCGCTGGCAGCCCGTACGCCATGTCAACTTCAATTACGCCAGAGAACTTTTACCGATACAGCTAGTTATGGTGCTATCGGTTGTATTAATGTTTTTATTATTAGTAGCTATTAGCCAAACTCAAGATAGAAGAATTCTGCTTGCGATCGTAGTTACTATTCCAATTATTCTAGTAGTCTACTGGTTATTACTGTTGCGCCGTCGGGAACCTTAGTTGAAGATCGAGTTATGAATACAGTAAGCCCAGTACCTGAAGATTTAACGGGTTTTGTCTATCAATCCCATGCAGCTTCCATGTACCTTGCCTCCGTCAAATTCGAGCAGAGGAATCAAATCCTGCAAGAAATCGCAGAAGTTTTCAAGCAGCAGCGCAATCAGGTATTAGAGGCGAATACGCTCGATCTTGAGGCCAGTCGAGAAATGGCCGTACCTGATATTCTGCTGGAGTGGCTGAAACTAACACCGGAACGCCTCCAAAACGCAATTGACTGTATTAAGCAACTAGCATTATTGCCCGATCCTCTATCTGCAGGTATTTCCAACCCCGATGGCTTCAGGCGCGTGCCGCTAGGCGCAATGGCATTTGTTTATGAGGCATTTCCCCAACTGGGACTGGTGGCAGCCGGTATGTGTTTAAAGGCGGGGAACAGCCTGATCCTCAAGGGGGGAAACGAAAGTATTAACACCAATACCGCGATCGCAAATATCATCCAGGATGTACTGCATAGTTTCGACCTACACGATGCCACGCTGGCGATCGCTCCTAAGGGCAGTGCCATCAAAGATTTACTGACCCAGGAAAAGTATTTACGATTGGCAATTCCCTACGGTCGTCCTAGCTTTGTCCAGCAGGTGTGCAAACAATCAACTGTGGCAGTAATGCCTTCGGTAATGGGTAACTGTTATGCCTATATCTCCCCCACCAGCAGCCTGGATTATGCTTACCAGATCGTCAAATCCAGTCGCAGTAGCGAGCCTGACCCTGTCAATGCCATTGAAAAAGTCATAGTACATCGCGACTGGCTCGATCGCGGTCTGGTGGACTGGATTATTCGCCTGCAAGAACAGGGACTGGCAGTGCGGGGCTGCGACACCATTGTGGCGCACTGTCGCCCGCATATAGATCGCCTGCACAGCGAAGTGGCCGCAGAGACCCAGTGGGGACAAGCTTATCTTGACGACATTATTGCAATTCGGGTAGTGGATCGCCTCGCTGAGGCGATCGCCTGGATAAACCAGTACAGTAGCGGTCATGCCGATGCCATCCTCACGGACTCGCTCCAGGAAAGCCACCAATTTGCCAACGAAGCCAATAGCAGTACCATATACATCAATACCCCAAATCAATTTAAGCGTCTTGGTAGCCTGGATGCCAATGGCAATAA includes:
- a CDS encoding phosphoglycerate kinase; protein product: MPKQTLANLTSSDLAGKKVLVRVDFNVPQDATGAITDDTRIRAALPTIQHLTNAGAKVILTSHLGRPKGVTESLRLDPIATRLAELLGQPVVKCDDCIGDDVAAKVSNLGNGGVALLENVRFYPEEEKNDPEFARKLALVADMYVNDAFGTAHRAHASTEGVTKYLSPSVAGFLLDKELQYLSGAIDSPKRPLAAIVGGSKVSSKIGVIEALLGKVDKLLLGGGMIFTFYKARGLAVGKSLVEEDKLDLARSLEAMAKERGVQFLLPTDVVVADDFKPDANSQTVSINGIPDGWMGLDIGPDSVKVFQDALADCQTVIWNGPMGVFEFDKFAVGTEAIAHTLAGLTGKGAITIIGGGDSVAAVEKVGVAEQMSHISTGGGASLELLEGKVLPGIAALNDA
- a CDS encoding universal stress protein, which produces MFNTILFPVNRSREARQAADVAIEMVKKYQARLVVLSVVEPAEGEDANAASAEATELLNKVKATLQEVGIAAELKLAQGKPAFAICDVADEVGADLIIIGSRGMSLTDEHPEGSVSQKVINLSPCPVLVVP
- a CDS encoding aldehyde dehydrogenase family protein yields the protein MNTVSPVPEDLTGFVYQSHAASMYLASVKFEQRNQILQEIAEVFKQQRNQVLEANTLDLEASREMAVPDILLEWLKLTPERLQNAIDCIKQLALLPDPLSAGISNPDGFRRVPLGAMAFVYEAFPQLGLVAAGMCLKAGNSLILKGGNESINTNTAIANIIQDVLHSFDLHDATLAIAPKGSAIKDLLTQEKYLRLAIPYGRPSFVQQVCKQSTVAVMPSVMGNCYAYISPTSSLDYAYQIVKSSRSSEPDPVNAIEKVIVHRDWLDRGLVDWIIRLQEQGLAVRGCDTIVAHCRPHIDRLHSEVAAETQWGQAYLDDIIAIRVVDRLAEAIAWINQYSSGHADAILTDSLQESHQFANEANSSTIYINTPNQFKRLGSLDANGNKRVLLGMSSLKTRGSSRHPGAIDLYALTTTKRVITG